The Kluyveromyces marxianus DMKU3-1042 DNA, complete genome, chromosome 6 genome window below encodes:
- the AFR1 gene encoding Afr1p encodes MDDQTSLRSVQHGQGNSRGNGNGLPRSTSTNDLFSFPSYGQKRFTVGKDSGAHLHKSMSITNLDLIPEHKTNHRMTPYQIQRTHMKQSFQFPNGENFTPRKRLPKSASCVSLDKNRYETSVSPGSMGMGMGMGPGDGRKMPRSSSMVSVSLPQSSGKIRQNNKYRPSNRSTSELVDSWTPLAKPQAKPQAKPVAKAPVKAPTTSTPVVVPQPQFHAPLTASTLYASKLQERNSQLSINSLSQRQTTSSNESQSTDTSLKETCDPGSATSTDLSDEDLTKKFLAIRQKKSLSPEAQNNSNPSGDRTTSALNSGSAMPEIVPLGSSTSTIAQLKPSSQDSDSILQNYTSSSSKVTPVKRSGSRLGSFFKRLLPSKKKAKKDESPQKTIPSHNLMASTIITPPQTSSSSKSFPSQSDTSGILLPDTEDDVDDERLQGLMDIDLVFDSILLKSEQRPQHVVDNALIKQFNRSIKVSSPPTSTTSITNTTVITSSGNTNAANNTTTTTSATSATTATTTTTDSSTETVQPPKRSSRRPMMRRDSQGRIIHSSANYKRLSPDSRIMEHLRQNWKAVHDDSVIPSTTANRNKESSTASSSSSSSLMKKCRFNDEIYVKDTFSALEYARSDKGFLENRRQLLKSRFIDGIKMELNEFKKREMLVHPNSTQYTHFFL; translated from the coding sequence ATGGATGATCAGACAAGTTTGAGATCTGTCCAGCATGGCCAGGGCAATTCTCGTGGAAATGGGAATGGTTTGCCGAGATCTACTTCTACGAATGAcctgttttctttcccaTCTTATGGGCAGAAACGGTTTACGGTGGGGAAAGATAGTGGGGCACATTTGCACAAGTCGATGTCGATCACTAATTTGGACTTGATTCCAGAGCACAAGACGAACCACCGGATGACGCCGTACCAGATCCAGCGCACGCACATGAAGCAGTCGTTCCAGTTTCCGAATGGGGAGAATTTCACGCCTCGGAAGAGGCTTCCCAAGAGTGCGAGCTGTGTGTCGCTTGACAAGAACCGGTACGAGACGAGTGTGAGTCCGGGATCTatgggcatgggcatgggcatgggcCCTGGGGATGGAAGGAAGATGCCTCGGTCTTCCAGCATGGTTTCTGTTTCGCTGCCACAATCTTCTGGTAAGATTCGTCAGAATAATAAGTACAGACCATCGAACCGTAGCACTTCTGAGCTTGTCGATTCCTGGACGCCTTTAGCCAAACCACAGGCCAAACCACAGGCTAAGCCTGTGGCCAAGGCCCCAGTCAAGGCCCCAACCACCTCAACTCCCGTGGTTGTGCCCCAGCCTCAATTCCACGCTCCCCTAACAGCATCCACTTTGTACGCCAGCAAGCTCCAGGAACGCAACTCGCAACTGAGCATCAACTCGCTGTCACAAAGACAAACAACCTCAAGTAATGAATCCCAAAGCACAGATACCTCCCTCAAAGAAACCTGCGATCCAGGCAGTGCCACAAGTACAGATCTCAGCGATGAAGACTTGACCAAGAAATTCCTGGCCAtaagacaaaagaaaagctTGTCGCCAGAAGCACAGAATAACAGCAATCCCTCCGGCGATAGAACTACCAGTGCGTTGAACTCCGGAAGTGCAATGCCAGAGATCGTCCCCTTGGGCAGTTCTACTTCAACAATCGCACAACTAAAACCATCGTCTCAAGATTCAGATTCCATCTTACAAAACTacacatcatcatcatcaaaagtTACACCGGTGAAAAGATCCGGTTCACGGCTGGGCTCGTTCTTCAAGAGACTACTGCCctctaagaagaaggccaagAAGGACGAGTCTCCTCAGAAAACCATTCCATCCCACAACCTGATGGCTTCCACAATTATAACCCCACCGCAAACTTCATCCTCATCGAAATCGTTCCCTTCCCAATCGGACACTTCAGGTATTCTTCTACCTGATACGGAAGACGACGTAGACGATGAGAGGCTACAGGGCTTAATGGATATTGATTTGGTGTTCGACTCTATTTTGTTAAAATCAGAACAACGTCCACAGCATGTTGTGGACAACGCCCTGATCAAACAGTTCAATAGGAGCATAAAAGTGAGTTCACCTCCcacttcaacaacaagtaTCACCAATACCACAGTCATTACGAGTTCCGGCAATACCAATGCTGCTAataatactactactactacatcAGCTACATCAGCTACCACAGCCACCACGACCACCACCGACTCTTCTACTGAAACCGTACAACCACCAAAACGCTCTTCAAGGAGACCCATGATGAGACGTGACTCCCAAGGAAGGATCATTCACAGTTCGGCAAATTACAAAAGACTTTCGCCAGATAGTCGCATCATGGAACATCTGCGCCAAAACTGGAAAGCAGTACACGATGACTCTGTGATCCCATCAACGACGGCTAATCGCAACAAAGAGTCTTCGAcagcttcttcctcctcttcctcttctctcATGAAGAAGTGCAGATTTAATGACGAAATATATGTCAAAGATACCTTTTCTGCACTAGAGTATGCACGCTCAGACAAAGGGTTCCTTGAAAACCGCAGGCAACTACTGAAGAGTAGATTCATCGATGGGATCAAAATGGAACTGAAtgaattcaagaaaagagaaatgCTGGTTCATCCTAATAGTACTCAATACACTCACTTCTTCCTATAA